A genomic segment from Eriocheir sinensis breed Jianghai 21 chromosome 46, ASM2467909v1, whole genome shotgun sequence encodes:
- the LOC126981133 gene encoding AP-1 complex subunit sigma-2-like isoform X3: protein MMQFMLLFSRQGKLRLQKWYEAHPDKLKKKITRELISTILARKPKMSSFLEWRDLKIVYKRYASLYFCCAIEQQDNELLTLEVIHRYVELLDKYFGSVCELDIIFNFEKAYFMLDELMVGGEVCETSKKNVLKAIAAQDLLQEDEIVEMALRDMGLI, encoded by the exons atG ATGCAATTTATGCTACTGTTCAGCCGTCAAGGCAAGCTGCGCCTCCAGAAGTGGTACGAGGCTCACCCAGACAAGCTGAAGAAGAAGATTACGCGAGAGTTGATCTCCACCATTCTAGCCAGGAAGCCAAAGATGTCCTCCTTCCTAGAGTGGAGGGACCTCAAGATTGTGTACAAGAG GTATGCGTCGCTGTACTTCTGCTGTGCCATTGAGCAGCAGGACAACGAGCTGCTGACTCTGGAAGTGATCCACCGCTACGTGGAGCTGCTTGACAAGTATTTTGGCAGT GTTTGTGAACTTGACATCATCTTCAACTTTGAAAAGGCGTACTTCATGCTGGATGAGCTCATGGTGGGCGGGGAGGTGTGCGAGACCAGCAAGAAGAATGTGCTCAAGGCCATAGCCGCCCAGGACCTTCTGCAGGAG
- the LOC126981133 gene encoding AP-1 complex subunit sigma-2-like isoform X4 yields the protein MMQFMLLFSRQGKLRLQKWYEAHPDKLKKKITRELISTILARKPKMSSFLEWRDLKIVYKRYASLYFCCAIEQQDNELLTLEVIHRYVELLDKYFGSVCELDIIFNFEKAYFMLDELMVGGEVCETSKKNVLKAIAAQDLLQEEETPQGLFEDHGLG from the exons atG ATGCAATTTATGCTACTGTTCAGCCGTCAAGGCAAGCTGCGCCTCCAGAAGTGGTACGAGGCTCACCCAGACAAGCTGAAGAAGAAGATTACGCGAGAGTTGATCTCCACCATTCTAGCCAGGAAGCCAAAGATGTCCTCCTTCCTAGAGTGGAGGGACCTCAAGATTGTGTACAAGAG GTATGCGTCGCTGTACTTCTGCTGTGCCATTGAGCAGCAGGACAACGAGCTGCTGACTCTGGAAGTGATCCACCGCTACGTGGAGCTGCTTGACAAGTATTTTGGCAGT GTTTGTGAACTTGACATCATCTTCAACTTTGAAAAGGCGTACTTCATGCTGGATGAGCTCATGGTGGGCGGGGAGGTGTGCGAGACCAGCAAGAAGAATGTGCTCAAGGCCATAGCCGCCCAGGACCTTCTGCAGGAG
- the LOC126981133 gene encoding AP-1 complex subunit sigma-2-like isoform X2 has translation MMQFMLLFSRQGKLRLQKWYEAHPDKLKKKITRELISTILARKPKMSSFLEWRDLKIVYKRYASLYFCCAIEQQDNELLTLEVIHRYVELLDKYFGSVCELDIIFNFEKAYFMLDELMVGGEVCETSKKNVLKAIAAQDLLQEDEAVEGALREIGLY, from the exons atG ATGCAATTTATGCTACTGTTCAGCCGTCAAGGCAAGCTGCGCCTCCAGAAGTGGTACGAGGCTCACCCAGACAAGCTGAAGAAGAAGATTACGCGAGAGTTGATCTCCACCATTCTAGCCAGGAAGCCAAAGATGTCCTCCTTCCTAGAGTGGAGGGACCTCAAGATTGTGTACAAGAG GTATGCGTCGCTGTACTTCTGCTGTGCCATTGAGCAGCAGGACAACGAGCTGCTGACTCTGGAAGTGATCCACCGCTACGTGGAGCTGCTTGACAAGTATTTTGGCAGT GTTTGTGAACTTGACATCATCTTCAACTTTGAAAAGGCGTACTTCATGCTGGATGAGCTCATGGTGGGCGGGGAGGTGTGCGAGACCAGCAAGAAGAATGTGCTCAAGGCCATAGCCGCCCAGGACCTTCTGCAGGAG
- the LOC126980951 gene encoding uncharacterized protein LOC126980951 has protein sequence MGKHRPPVPRNTQSGTGKSKHHRRSSTSSAASSDHSSHSSPSKGLPAAPPAPGRPKAARTHEDMDATGYQHRPSSPAATTPWQPWRTRNPLSRRTTAWVETEAQSSFRSTKSAFASWRRQPTILGPPSG, from the exons ATGGGTAAACACCGCCCTCCTGTGCCCAGGAACACGCAGTCAGGAACCGGCAAGAGCAAGCATCACCGCCGTTCCTCCACCTCGTCTGCCGCTTCCAGCGACCACTCCTCCCACTCCAGCCCCTCCAAAGGACTCCCTGCCGCCCCCCCTGCCCCAGGACGACCCAAGGCTGCACGTACCCACGAAGACATGGACGCCACAG GGTACCAGCACAGGCCGAGTTCCCCTGCAGCTACGACGCCGTGGCAGCCCTGGAGGACGAGGAACCCTCTCTCAAGACGCACAACCGCATGGGTCGAGACAGAAGCTCAGTCCTCATTCCGCTCGACGAAATCAGCTTTCGCCTCCTGGAGGAGACAGCCAACGATCCTGGGGCCTCCATCAGGGTGA